One genomic segment of Hordeum vulgare subsp. vulgare chromosome 2H, MorexV3_pseudomolecules_assembly, whole genome shotgun sequence includes these proteins:
- the LOC123430906 gene encoding disease resistance protein PIK6-NP-like, translating to MADALIGPLVGRLQELALSQARALVAVNKDIRRLRDKLMFLQAFLREADVKRHLFSDEITRVWLQQTRDAVFDAEDAVDHYYLQVDMSRYPWWARPSMRYVATFTTQVTMRRKLSVKVKDINSRLEDIIENKDKYKMEDMNKKSELTWKAATSISYAHRKLDDLVPPHMPIHHDKRKKLENVLLHPIEEENEYHHHPVVISVVGKSGVGKTTLVRDVYDKIDKKRFTVHAMESFAPYLTAINIQWQIVQKLSGDGKNCTRSNVDKVFEEKTIGQKYLLVIDGEVSSTDWKNILLSLKISAKGSRIVHITQHKPEEPPNGYPHVIINLESLGQKTAVELFHRRLLHIEVQDKKIHDRHQDIHNITEGLPLGIALLSGLLQTKEFPSEWTNVFDYLMSKQSKRLHRILSVCFDDLPHELKCCFLYFAALPANIKIEARRLVCLWMAEGFLRPKGGKTMEKVGYIYLNELIARNLVKPVHMDDEDTSSAGSIFVTIQNKIHEFLQFEAQEASFVEVHNGDDIPTLTSARRLSLQNSTDKYAVLASSLPKLRSIFSHFEQDYKDPKEDQIYLCCSPQLRKISKWKRNKDIKSHIQGLLHRSEFLRVINLQGIEIGQRLPDEIGNVVHVHYLGITSCSLAEIPQSIGRLTSLQTLDVRETNVRELPLAFWMIKTLRHVFGGFLKFPEKIGGLKNLQTLDSVQLDTLEQDLVGTLGEMIHLEYLRVGYSSEGDVGALSDALNKLENLRTLIIKGKNIPSSVFTSYTHRRLKFIVLEGKLDLPSELNGGFFLPNLITLSLVRTSISQEFIDKLAELPFLASLALYPNSYRGDCIAISPGGFRCLKKLMVDVEKLKRFEAKNALPKLEELDIHSQYGEYCCLFKENVDQKKTIVADLLKKDNVENKRSLIRRLFD from the exons ATGGCGGACGCGCTGATCGGGCCGCTGGtggggaggctccaggagctggcGCTGAGCCAGGCGCGGGCGCTGGTGGCGGTGAACAAGGACATCCGGAGGCTCCGCGACAAGCTCATGTTTCTGCAGGCCTTCCTCCGGGAGGCCGACGTCAagcgccacctcttctccgacgaGATCACCAGGGTGTGGCTGCAGCAGACGCGCGACGCCGTCTTCGACGCCGAGGACGCCGTCGATCACTACTACCTCCAGGTCGACATGTCAAG GTATCCATGGTGGGCTCGTCCAAGTATGAGATATGTTGCAACATTTACAACACAAGTAACCATGCGACGCAAGCTATCTGTGAAAGTAAAGGATATCAACTCAAGGCTCGAGGACATTATTGAAAACAAAGACAAGTATAAAATGGAGGACATGAACAAGAAGTCGGAATTAACATGGAAAGCTGCTACATCAATATCTTATGCCCACAGAAAGTT GGATGATTTAGTGCCACCACATATGCCAATACATCATGATAAACGGAAGAAACTCGAGAATGTTCTTCTTCATCCcattgaagaagagaatgaatATCACCACCATCCGGTTGTGATCTCAGTGGTTGGAAAAAGTGGTGTTGGCAAGACTACTCTCGTTAGAGACGTATATGATAAGATAGATAAGAAAAGGTTCACTGTTCATGCAATGGAGAGTTTTGCACCTTATCTAACAGCAATCAATATTCAGTGGCAAATCGTTCAAAAACTGTCAGGAGATGGCAAGAATTGCACTAGAAGCAATGTCGACAAAGTTTTTGAAGAAAAAACAATAGGTCAGAAATACTTGCTAGTGATAGATGGTGAAGTTAGCAGCACCGACTGGAAGAACATTCTGCTTAGCCTCAAAATTAGTGCTAAAGGTAGCAGAATAGTGCATATCACACAACATAAACCAGAAGAGCCACCTAACGGATATCCCCATGTCATTATTAATTTAGAATCACTTGGACAGAAGACTGCTGTAGAACTATTCCACAGGAGGCTACTCCATATTGAAGTGCAAGACAAAAAAATTCATGATCGCCACCAAGACATCCACAATATCACCGAAGGATTGCCACTTGGCATCGCTCTTTTGTCAGGTCTTTTACAAACCAAGGAGTTTCCAAGTGAGTGGACCAATGTATTTGACTATCTTATGTCCAAGCAATCGAAGCGACTACATAGGATACTATCGGTGTGCTTCGATGATCTCCCACATGAGCTGAAATGTTGCTTCCTATACTTTGCTGCACTGCCCGCCAACATCAAGATTGAAGCCCGCAGATTGGTGTGTTTGTGGATGGCAGAGGGATTCCTAAGACCAAAAGGTGGGAAGACAATGGAGAAGGTGGGTTACATATACCTGAATGAGTTGATTGCAAGGAATCTAGTTAAGCCCGTGCATATGGATGATGAAGATACATCTAGTGCTGGGAGTATATTTGTCACCATCCAGAACAAAATCCATGAATTTTTGCAGTTTGAAGCACAAGAGGCAAGTTTTGTGGAAGTCCACAATGGTGATGATATCCCCACATTAACAAGTGCTCGTCGCCTCTCTCTACAGAACTCCACCGACAAATATGCTGTCCTAGCTAGTTCTTTGCCAAAGCTACGATCAATCTTCTCACACTTTGAGCAAGATTACAAGGATCCCAAAGAAGATCAAATTTATTTATGTTGCTCGCCTCAACTTAGGAAAATCTCTAAGTGGAAGAGGAACAAAGACATCAAATCTCATATACAAGGATTGTTGCATAGATCAGAGTTCCTCCGTGTCATCAATCTACAAGGCATCGAGATTGGTCAGAGGTTGCCAGATGAAATAGGCAATGTTGTGCATGTGCATTACCTTGGAATTACATCTTGTTCATTAGCGGAAATCCCACAATCCATTGGAAGGCTCACTAGTCTTCAGACACTAGATGTGAGGGAAACTAATGTTCGGGAACTCCCATTGGCCTTCTGGATGATTAAGACACTAAGGCATGTTTTTGGTGGTTTCCTGAAATTCCCTGAGAAAATTGGCGGGTTGAAGAACCTACAAACACTTGACTCCGTACAACTTGATACATTGGAACAAGATTTGGTTGGGACATTAGGTGAGATGATCCATCTTGAGTACTTAAGAGTTGGGTATTCTTCGGAAGGCGATGTGGGGGCTCTCTCAGATGCTCTAAACAAGCTTGAGAACCTTAGGACTCTAATCATAAAAGGCAAAAATATTCCATCAAGTGTGTTCACTAGCTACACACATCGCCGCCTCAAGTTCATAGTGTTAGAAGGAAAGCTGGATTTGCCATCTGAGTTGAATGGTGGCTTTTTCCTTCCTAATCTCATTACACTTTCACTGGTGAGAACAAGTATATCTCAAGAATTCATTGACAAGCTGGCTGAGCTGCCCTTTCTTGCCAGCCTTGCCCTGTATCCCAACTCCTACAGGGGTGACTGTATTGCCATCTCTCCTGGTGGATTTCGTTGCCTGAAGAAGCTCATGGTTGATGTGGAAAAACTAAAGAGATTTGAGGCCAAGAATGCGCTTCCAAAACTCGAAGAATTGGATATTCACTCCCAGTATGGTGAATATTGTTGTCTCTTTAAGGAAAACGTCGACCAGAAGAAGACTATTGTGGCCGATCTTCTAAAAAAGgataatgttgaaaacaaaaggtCGTTAATAAGAAGACTATTTGATTGA
- the LOC123430905 gene encoding thioredoxin-like protein CXXS1, whose translation MDVEIQRPREVGSCRVVKVDKEASWELFTAQAANEGRTVAAHFGASWCVTSLSMNYKFEELAQTHPDMLFLFVDVDDVPGVSSKLGVKAMPTFFLIKGKEVMKKIVGANSDELHKMVDSDDDSLSSAVTTLPDIVIEK comes from the exons atggACGTGGAGATCCAGCGGCCGCGGGAGGTGGGCAGCTGCAGGGTGGTCAAGGTGGACAAGGAGGCGTCCTGGGAGCTCTTCACCGCCCAGGCCGCCAACGAAGGCCGCACC GTCGCTGCTCACTTTGGGGCGTCATGGTGCGTCACGTCCCTGTCCATGAACTACAAGTTCGAGGAGCTCGCCCAGACCCACCCCGACATGCTCTTCCTCTTCGTCGACGTCGACGATGTCCCG GGCGTGTCTTCCAAGCTGGGGGTGAAGGCCATGCCCACCTTCTTCCTGATCAAAGGCAAGGAGGTGATGAAGAAGATCGTCGGCGCCAACTCGGACGAGCTCCACAAGATGGTGGACTCCGACGACGATTCGCTCAGCTCCGCCGTTACCACTCTCCCTGACATAGTCATCGAAAAATAG